A genomic region of Anaerolineales bacterium contains the following coding sequences:
- a CDS encoding NADH-quinone oxidoreductase subunit L, producing MAVVFVSLCIVLPWIGSITVWRCGNDRPGLQHALASVFAVAAGVVSLLMLLGPTEAPVVRIPMGDFFGELTLVPDGLGIILAIIASVVGSLAVVFSIDYMRGDAQLGRYYALILFFIGAMSGLGLSGSMLLMFFFWEITAFCSYALISFHNDDPKAVAGGVKALIVTQFGGIGLLIGALIIRSHTGSYQIRDFLETAPAFESGLLSAIGFGFLLAAMAKSAQFPLHTWLPDAMEAPTPVTALIHAATMVNAGVYLLARFYPAFEDVAGWKTSVMIVGLLSALLAALMATRANDIKRALAYSTISQLGYMIYAIGVGGIFASMFHLLSHAVFKALLFLGAGAVIHAAGTRDMRRMGNLSKKMPVVHAAFIIGGLALAGLPFTNGFFSKELILENGLLRGPQWAFLCMLAGVGLTAWYTLRIYAMTFRGQSDETRLVHAAPRAMKTSLMILAAGALTTWLFAAGFSSLLAESLPYHGIHATSNISLIREIISAPLTYVALLVIIAGGAIWQFRERVAKVFRIPAPVTQFVDSGYGIEIPYTAFVRITQQASRFLRATHSGQLNLNVAGISAALCILLALLLAGV from the coding sequence ATGGCCGTCGTCTTCGTCTCGCTCTGTATTGTTCTACCCTGGATTGGCTCGATCACCGTCTGGCGCTGCGGCAACGATCGACCTGGGTTGCAGCATGCATTGGCCTCTGTTTTCGCCGTCGCAGCAGGAGTAGTGTCGCTCCTGATGCTGCTCGGACCAACGGAGGCCCCCGTGGTACGCATTCCCATGGGAGACTTTTTCGGCGAACTCACTCTCGTACCTGACGGCCTGGGAATCATCCTGGCGATCATCGCATCGGTCGTAGGCAGTCTGGCGGTCGTTTTTTCAATCGATTACATGCGCGGCGATGCACAGCTCGGTCGCTACTACGCCTTGATCCTTTTCTTCATCGGCGCCATGTCGGGACTAGGCCTTTCCGGCAGTATGTTGTTGATGTTCTTCTTCTGGGAAATTACGGCATTCTGCTCTTACGCCCTGATTTCATTCCACAACGACGACCCCAAAGCTGTCGCCGGCGGCGTGAAAGCGCTGATCGTCACACAGTTTGGCGGGATCGGCCTTCTCATCGGCGCGCTGATCATTCGTTCCCACACCGGCAGCTATCAAATCCGCGATTTTCTCGAAACCGCTCCGGCGTTCGAATCGGGTCTACTTAGTGCCATCGGATTTGGGTTCCTGCTTGCAGCCATGGCGAAATCCGCGCAGTTCCCGCTGCATACCTGGCTGCCGGATGCCATGGAAGCGCCCACACCCGTCACGGCGCTCATTCACGCCGCCACGATGGTTAACGCCGGCGTCTATCTGCTGGCGCGCTTCTACCCGGCGTTCGAAGACGTAGCCGGTTGGAAAACGAGCGTGATGATCGTAGGACTGCTGTCTGCCCTCCTGGCAGCGTTGATGGCGACGAGAGCCAACGATATCAAGCGGGCTCTGGCGTATTCGACCATCAGTCAATTGGGCTACATGATCTATGCAATTGGAGTCGGGGGGATCTTCGCCAGCATGTTTCACCTGCTCAGCCACGCCGTATTCAAGGCGCTGCTGTTCCTGGGCGCCGGTGCGGTCATCCACGCCGCCGGTACGCGTGACATGCGGCGTATGGGCAATTTATCCAAGAAAATGCCCGTCGTCCATGCAGCTTTCATAATTGGAGGGCTGGCGCTCGCCGGTCTACCCTTCACCAACGGATTCTTCAGCAAAGAATTGATTTTGGAAAACGGGCTTCTGCGTGGCCCGCAGTGGGCTTTTTTATGCATGCTCGCCGGCGTCGGTTTGACCGCGTGGTACACACTGCGTATCTACGCCATGACATTTCGCGGTCAATCTGACGAAACTCGCCTCGTTCACGCTGCGCCGCGCGCCATGAAAACCTCGCTCATGATTCTCGCCGCAGGCGCGCTTACGACCTGGCTGTTTGCTGCCGGTTTCAGCTCGCTGCTGGCGGAGTCCCTGCCCTATCACGGCATTCACGCAACGAGCAATATCTCGCTCATACGTGAAATCATAAGTGCCCCCTTGACCTACGTCGCGCTGCTTGTGATCATCGCCGGTGGCGCAATCTGGCAGTTCCGCGAGCGCGTGGCAAAGGTATTCCGTATACCCGCACCGGTGACGCAGTTCGTCGATTCGGGCTACGGAATTGAAATACCTTACACGGCCTTCGTGCGTATCACGCAGCAGGCGTCCAGGTTTCTGCGCGCAACGCACAGCGGGCAGCTCAATTTGAATGTTGCGGGTATCAGCGCCGCACTGTGCATCCTGCTGGCACTCCTTCTGGCCGGAGTTTGA
- a CDS encoding proton-conducting transporter membrane subunit: MASIAFRWLVAIPLIASPCIYLAGRVGLRMKWNKVAQVVGFGLLTAAWIPFLLSANDYAASGTLSLRIGSISLQMDGLSLLFIGITLILGTLVALFSQSYIAREEGRDKFFAMLAAMIGVMIGLACAADLFNLWIWFEAMAVTSYLLVAFYREMPHSLEAGVKYLVQSAVGSTLVLIGISLVFSQYGDLNLAVIRQNAATSPILLAAGGLFIIGFGVKTALVPLHTWLPDAHSQAPSGISAMLSGVVIEAGLIALLRCLSSLSDISSTWGALLMGFGCLNMLAGNLLALGQKQVKRMFAYSSVAHMGYMLLGLGISYYTNDPNGAQGSLFHLINHGIMKGLAFLAAGSLLYALHIVMDRHSPLHIEDLAGAARLYPIPALALSVAVLSLGGLPPLAGFTSKWQIFVAGFETKNTLIILLIGFAALNSVLSLAYYVPLVNMLYRNRPSKGVLVGGRIPWSMNLPLIALTLLILLLGVWPTLADGVTIPAGQAVMRGVIDVSTVALP; the protein is encoded by the coding sequence ATGGCTTCGATTGCATTTCGTTGGCTCGTCGCAATTCCCCTGATCGCCTCGCCTTGTATCTACCTGGCAGGTCGTGTCGGATTGCGTATGAAGTGGAACAAAGTCGCGCAAGTTGTAGGCTTTGGTTTACTCACCGCGGCCTGGATCCCGTTTCTGTTGTCGGCGAACGACTACGCCGCCTCGGGAACACTCTCACTCCGCATCGGAAGCATCTCACTCCAAATGGACGGTTTGAGCCTGCTCTTTATCGGAATCACTCTGATTCTGGGAACCCTCGTGGCTCTTTTCTCACAATCGTACATAGCGAGGGAAGAAGGACGAGATAAATTCTTCGCCATGCTCGCGGCCATGATCGGCGTGATGATCGGCCTCGCCTGCGCCGCCGATCTGTTCAACCTGTGGATCTGGTTCGAGGCGATGGCCGTCACCTCGTATCTACTTGTCGCCTTCTACCGCGAAATGCCTCATTCTCTGGAAGCCGGCGTGAAGTATCTCGTGCAAAGCGCCGTAGGCTCGACGCTGGTATTGATCGGCATCAGCCTCGTCTTCTCGCAATACGGCGACCTCAATCTTGCTGTGATCCGTCAGAATGCGGCGACCTCCCCCATCCTTCTCGCGGCCGGCGGTCTTTTCATTATCGGCTTCGGAGTGAAGACGGCGCTCGTGCCGCTTCACACCTGGCTGCCCGACGCGCACTCCCAGGCGCCGAGCGGGATCAGTGCCATGCTCTCTGGAGTGGTCATCGAAGCAGGTTTGATTGCACTACTTCGATGTCTGAGTTCACTGTCCGACATTTCATCGACGTGGGGCGCGCTGCTGATGGGCTTTGGCTGCTTGAACATGCTCGCCGGGAATCTTCTCGCACTGGGGCAGAAGCAGGTCAAGCGTATGTTTGCCTATTCTTCCGTCGCGCACATGGGCTACATGCTCCTCGGCCTGGGAATTTCGTATTACACCAACGATCCCAATGGAGCACAGGGAAGCCTCTTTCATCTGATCAACCACGGAATTATGAAAGGTCTGGCTTTTCTGGCTGCCGGATCACTACTCTATGCGCTGCATATCGTGATGGATCGGCATTCGCCCCTGCATATCGAAGACCTGGCTGGCGCCGCCCGGCTTTACCCCATTCCGGCCCTGGCACTCAGCGTCGCCGTACTCAGCCTGGGCGGTCTCCCACCACTGGCGGGTTTCACGTCGAAGTGGCAAATTTTCGTTGCCGGATTCGAGACGAAAAACACGCTCATCATCCTGCTGATCGGCTTTGCGGCATTGAACAGCGTCCTGTCCCTGGCGTACTACGTGCCGCTGGTGAACATGCTCTACAGGAACAGACCTTCGAAAGGAGTGCTTGTCGGCGGTCGCATCCCGTGGAGCATGAACTTGCCGTTGATCGCCCTTACGTTATTGATCCTCCTGCTGGGTGTATGGCCGACGCTCGCCGACGGCGTCACCATTCCGGCTGGACAAGCAGTCATGCGAGGCGTCATCGATGTATCGACCGTTGCACTTCCGTAG
- a CDS encoding NADH-quinone oxidoreductase subunit B family protein — MDTDGRLRWLNLATMKMWARINSPWVLHFNSGSCNGCDIEILATLTPRYDLERFGVKLQGSPRHADVLLATGAVSRQARDRLLRIYEQMHTPKFVVAIGACALTGGVFQGCYNTLGGIDKLLPVDAYIPGCPPRPEAIIDGVVKLLNNLWAPKLEQARSHTSVYGARDDERY; from the coding sequence ATGGATACGGACGGCAGATTGCGATGGCTGAATCTCGCCACGATGAAGATGTGGGCGCGGATCAATTCGCCCTGGGTTTTGCATTTCAACTCGGGTTCCTGTAACGGATGCGACATCGAAATACTGGCTACGCTGACGCCCAGATACGATCTGGAACGCTTCGGCGTAAAGCTGCAGGGCAGTCCACGCCACGCCGATGTCCTCCTGGCCACGGGAGCCGTTTCGAGACAGGCGCGCGACCGTTTGCTGCGTATCTACGAACAGATGCACACGCCCAAATTCGTCGTTGCCATCGGTGCCTGTGCGCTGACCGGCGGCGTCTTCCAGGGCTGTTACAACACGCTTGGCGGTATCGATAAACTGCTCCCTGTCGATGCGTACATTCCCGGCTGTCCGCCTCGTCCGGAAGCAATCATCGACGGCGTCGTCAAATTGTTGAACAACCTGTGGGCACCTAAATTGGAGCAGGCGCGCAGCCACACATCCGTTTATGGAGCGCGGGACGATGAAAGATACTGA